The following are from one region of the Littorina saxatilis isolate snail1 linkage group LG4, US_GU_Lsax_2.0, whole genome shotgun sequence genome:
- the LOC138965136 gene encoding probable serine carboxypeptidase CPVL, whose amino-acid sequence MAFSVLVTHLTSLACLLRLSPCGLSLTPLIRNGHIQTAQQHSLLEILGVQSYKGYLTVDEQYESNMFFWFFPAENKPDAPLLLWLNGGPALPSTYGALLENGPLALNEQGMLERRSVSWTESFHMLYIDNPVGVGYSSTNNPNGYSRNMDDTSKNLYSALVQFFQLFPQYAKNEFYAGGQSYACKYVAPLGRYIHDRNNDPQRKVSINFKGVYIGGGYCDPIHMMPAFYDFMFNTGVITDSQRRRSREESERFIKMSLSGEHQPSISQSIRAVLRFEGDIDSYNLLKTTKTSKDLYKMLLNYLQSGTTKMLFGAIGRSVGDERVVRDHLAADFLSDTVSHHNFLIDNYKVLHYTGNLDPVVSVPMTEAFLLRLNWRQDFDYINGIYNGTSSCASDQYCRADRSEWLVNNKLAGWYTTTRSPSLTRVIVRNAGHNVPTDQPERALAMMKRFVAGQFEFNSHVEGGVH is encoded by the exons ATGGCGTTTTCCGTCCTTGTGACACATTTAACTTCGTTGGCGTGTTTGCTTCGACTGTCACCCTGTGGCCTCTCGCTGACGCCGTTGATTCGAAATGGACACATCCAAACAG CCCAACAACACAGTCTACTTGAAATACTCGGAGTGCAGAGTTACAAGGGTTATCTCACTGTGGATGAGCAATATGAGAGCAACATGTTCTTCTGGTTCTTCCCCGCTGAG AACAAACCCGATGCCCCACTGCTGCTGTGGCTGAACGGGGGACCGGCCCTTCCTTCGACGTATGGAGCGCTGTTGGAGAACGGACCTCTGGCGCTCAATGAGCAAGGGATGC TGGAGCGCCGAAGCGTGTCATGGACCGAGTCGTTCCATATGCTGTACATCGACAACCCG GTTGGCGTTGGATACAGTTCCACAAATAATCCCAACGGATATTCCAGAAATATGGATGacacctccaaaaatctgtacAG CGCCTTGGTGCAGTTTTTCCAGTTGTTCCCACAGTATGCGAAAAACGAGTTTTACGCTGGGGGACAG TCGTACGCATGCAAGTATGTAGCACCGCTGGGGCGTTACATCCACGACCGCAACAACGACCCTCAGAGGAAGGTGTCCATTAACTTCAAGGGTGTGTACATTGGAGGCGGCTACTGCGACCCCATCCAT ATGATGCCGGCGTTCTACGATTTCATGTTCAACACTGGCGTCATAACAGACTCACAACGCCGGAGGTCCCGTGAGGAATCGGAAAGGTTCATCAAGATGAGTTTGTCTGGTGAACATCAACCATCCATTTCG CAATCGATACGTGCTGTTTTGCGATTCGAGGGTGATATCGACTCCTACAACCTACTCAAAACGACC AAAACAAGCAAAGATTTATATAAAATGCTTTTGAACTACCTTCAATCGGGGACAACGAAAATGCTCTTCGGGGCCATCGGCAGGAGCGTTGGAGATGAAAGAGTGGTCCGGGACCACCTTGCCGCCGACTTTCTGAGTGACACTGTCTCACACCATAACTTCTTGATTGACAACTACAAA GTGCTGCACTACACGGGCAACCTTGACCCCGTCGTCAGCGTCCCTATGACGGAAGCCTTTCTGCTACGCTTGAACTGGCGACAGGATTTCGACTATATCAACGGCATATACAACGGGACATCGAGCTGTGCCTCCGACCAGTACTGTAGAGCCGACAGGAGCGAGTGGTTGGTCAACAACAAGCTGGCTGGCTGGTACACCACTACAAGGTCGCCGTCGCTCACCAGG